The genomic window GCGCCCGCGTCCGCGTCGTCTTCGCCGGCGGCGAGCGCATCGTGACGACTGACGACGAGGGCTATTTCGAGTGCGAAGTGGATCCGCGGCCCCCCTTCGCCCCCAACGCCATCTGGCACGAAGTCGTGCTGGAGCTCCTCGAGCCGCGCGAGGGCGACGAGCCCGTGCGGACGCTGGCGCACGTCATGGTGCCCCCGGCCGCGAGCGCATTCGGAGTGATCAGCGACCTGGACGACACGGTGATCCGCACCGGCGTCACCTCCAAGCTGCGGATGGCGCGCACAGTCCTCTTCGGCAACGCACGCACCCGCGCGCCCTTTCCGGGCGTGGCGGCGTTCTACCGCGCGCTCCAGCACGGCACGGGCGCGGCGCCCTTCAACCCGATCTTCTACGTCTCCAGCAGCCCCTGGAACCTGCACGACCTGCTTGCGGAGTTCCTGACGCTCCAGAAGATCCCGCTCGGCCCCCTCCTCCTGCGCGACTGGGGCCTCTCCGGCGAGGTGCTCCCCACCTCCAACGAGGAGCACAAGATGCGAGCGATCGAACGGATCATGACCCACTTCCCCACCCTCCCCTTCATCCTGGTGGGCGACACCAGCCAGGAAGACCCGGAGATCTACTCGCGCGTGGTGCACACGTACCCGAACCGCATCCCCGCCGTGTACATCCGCAACGTGGAGGCCCGCCCCGAGCGCGTGGAAGCCATCCGCGCCCTCGCCGCGGAAGTTGAGAAGGCCGGGAGCGCCCTGGTGCTGGCCGACGACACCCTCGCCGCCGCCGAGCACGCCGTCTCCCGCGGCTGGATCGCCCCCGCCGCCCTCGCCGAGATCCGCGCCGAGGCCGACGCCAGCACCCAACCCCGCGCCACCGCCGCCGGCGAGGAGGTCAACGAGGAGCTGAGCACTGAGTAGCCGCCCGGAGCGCGGCTGGCGTGAAGCGCCCGTGCAAGCCCGGCACGGGCGTTTCGCTGTCTAATCGCGTTCTTCCTTCCGAGGCGGACCTAGCACTTCGGGCCCGTCCCAGTTCCTCAACGCCTCGATCGCCTCTTTGCTGAGGGATGCGAACAACCCGGGCTTGCTCAGCATCCGCGCCCGCGCAACCTCCAGCGTCGGAGCCGGAATGTCGTAGCGCAGACGGTTGAGAAGCCCGCGAGCTTTTACCCGAAGTTTCGCCCGTCGGACTGACTGTGCTTGTTTTCCCATGATCATATCTCCTTTAAGCAGTGCAGCGGCTCCTGCAGTGTCCGAACAGTCGCAAACCCTTGAAGCTCATAGTACGAGAGCAGATTCGGGTCAGGGTTGCGCAGGACCAGACGGGTCGCTCCCAGCGCGCGTCCATAATTCTCCGCTACGTCAACCGCCAGCGCGGTGATGAGGCCCCGGAGCGGAACAGGAGGCGGTTCGGGGCGCCTCTCCACGAAGGTCAACGTGAACGTGTGCCTCAGCCCGCCCGCGCGGGAGCGGGACGCCTGACCGAGCGCCAGCCCGCAGAGGTCTGAGCCGTACCAGACGGCCATCGGGAGCACGGCGGCACGTCTTGGAAGCGCGCGGACGAGCTCGGGCCAGTTCCATCCTCCCACTCCACGGGGGTGCTTGCGACGCGCCCAGCTTCGCTCCCACTCCGCCATGGCCGCCGCATCGATGTCCGCGAGCCGGAGCTCGGATCCGATTCCGAGGTTCGCGATCACGTCGTTTCGGGCGGCATCGTACGCTTCGACTCGCGCCCGGCGGTGCCGGTCCGACGCGGCCCGGTACGAATCCACGGCTAGGGTCCCCGCCCGGGCGTATCTTCCGAATCCATACTCGTCTCCGGTGTGTGCGTTCCACACCAGATACCTCGCATCCGGAGCATGGGATCACCACCGCCACACCTTCGCCACGAGGGGCGCGACACGGTGCCATCGGCGGCCGGAGCGGAGCGCACGCAAACCTGCGGCATACCCTATGCAACGGGCAGGGGCGCTCCGCCGTGCAACGAGGTGCGGTGTGATGGACGGAAAACGAGAGATGGAGAAGTCGGAATGCACAAAGGACGCGATTTCCTGATCGCCCAGGTCAGCAACAACGTGATGCAGCACCAGACGCTGCTGGAGAGCCTGGAGGACCACGAGAAGCAGGCGCAGGACGCGCGCTTCCGCGAGCTGTGCACGCGCTACATCCCGCAGATGCGCCAGCACCAGACGATGATCGAGGAGTACCGCGCCACGCTCGGCGAGCCTGGCGGCGAGGCGTTCAAGAACGCGCTCGGGTTCGTGCTGGGGAAGGCCAAGGACGTGGCCGACGCGGTGCGCAACGACGACTTCCTGCGCATCGTGGAGGACATCGTCATGATCCGCCAGGCGCAGGACACCTTTGCCACCTTTGCCGCCGTGGGCGAACGCATCGGCGAGCCGCGCCTTGCCGAGATCGGCCGCACCTGCGAGAAGCAGCACGACGAGATGCAGCGCGAGTTCAACGCGCTCGTGCAGGAGATGTTCGTCAAGAACGTGCAGGGATAACAGCGGTCTCACGCGGAGGCGCAGAGACGCGGAGAGAGATCGCGGAGTTCGCCCGTGTCTCGGGCTGAGGCCGTGCGTTACTTGTCGAAGAATGATGCGTGGGGCGGCCGGCCAGGTGCACGGTCGCCCCGTCGCTTGTGCCGCCCAGGCTCGACGCTACATTGTTCGACCCAGCCGCGCGGGGCGGCCCAACAAGCTCGAATCCAGGCGGACACCGCATGAACATGGTCTACTACGCGCACTCAGGGCTTCGCTACCTGGTGCTCCTCGCCGGGATCGCGGCGATCGTCATACTGGCGCGCGGATTCTCCGGAAGGCGCCCGTACGACCGCCCCGCGCGCATCTCGACGGCGGCCTATACCGGGTCGCTCCACCTGCAGGTCGTGCTGGGGATCGTCATGATCGTGCTTGGGCGCTGGTACTCGGCGCTCATGGGGCACCTGATCATGAACCTCCTCGCGGTGGGCGTGACGACGATGCTCTCCGCATGGGCCAAGCGCGAGGCGGACTCGGCGCGCGCCTACAAGTACGCTCTCACGGGTGTGGTCGTCTCGCTCCTCCTCCTTGTGGGCGGGATCGCGGCGATCGGCCGGCACCCGTTCCAGAGCCGCGCCCTCGACCAGATCGAGGCCGGCGCGCGATGAGCACGACGCTCCTGTACGAGCAGTCCATCCCCGAGGGGGTGCAGGACGGCGCGCCGCTGGTGGTGCTCCTCCACGGGCGCGGGAGCGACCGCTTCGACCTTGCCGGGCTGGCGCCGCACATCGCGCCGGGCGCGGTGGTGATCACGCCCCAGGCGCCGCACTCCGGCGTGCCGTGGGGCTACGGCCCAGGGTGGGCGTGGTACCGCTTCCTCGGCCGCAACCGCCCCGAGCCGGACAGCTTCGAGGCGAGCCAGTACGCGCTCGGCACCTTCCTCTCCGAAATCCGCGCCACGCTCCCGGTGAAAACGGGCCCGCTGGTGCTCGGCGGCTTCTCGCAGGGTGGCGTAATGTCGATGGCGTACGCGCTCCGCAATCCCGGGGCGGCGCCGCGGGTGATGAACTTCAGCGGCTTCCTGGCCGACCACCCCAGCGTGCGCCCCACCCGGCAATCCGTGGCGGGAACGCGCTTCTGGTGGGGTCACGGGACGATGGACCCGCAGATCCCCTTCGACCTCGCCGTCGAGGGGCGCGGGCTCCTGCAGGCGGCCGGCGCGGAGTTGGAGACGCGCGACTACGCGATCGGCCACGGCATTTCGCCGGACGAGGCGCGCGATGCGCGCGCCTGGATCCAGGCCGAAGTAGCGCGGGCGGGATGATCCTGGACACGGGGGCGCTCTCCAACCGCGAGCGTTACCAGCTCCTCACCTCGCTGGTCGTTCCCCGCCCCATCGCATGGGTATCCACGCAGTCGGCGGCGGGCGCGCGGAACCTGGCGCCGTTCAGCTACTTCGCCGCGGTCAGCGCCACACCCTTTCTCGTCTCCATCTCCATCGGCAGCCGCCGCGGCGAGCCCAAGGACACCCTTCGCAACATCCGCGAGACGGGCGCCCTCTGCATCAACGTCGTCACCGAGCCGCAGCTCTCCCAGATGAACGCGACCTCCGGCGAGTACGGGCCAGAGGTCGACGAGTTCGAGCGCGCCGGCTTGCAGGCCGCGCAGGCGGAGTCGGTGGCCGCGCCCTACGTCGCCGACTGCCCCGCGGTGCTGGAGTGCCGGCTCTTCAAGGAGGTGGAACTGGAGGGCTCCGTCAACACGCTCGTCATCGGCGAAGTCCTCCTTGTCCGCCTCTCCGACGCCGCCCCACTCATCCCCGCCACCCTCCTCGCCGACAGCGTCGCCCTCCGCCCCGTAGCGCGGCTGTGGGGCGATCTGTACTCCACGCTCGGCGAGATCCCGGTGCTGGCGCGGCCACCGGCGTAGCGAGTCGCGAGCTGCGTAAAAACCAGAAGCGGCGCTCCCCGGGCGGAGAGCGCCGCTTCCGTTCATACCAGCGGACGCT from Longimicrobium sp. includes these protein-coding regions:
- a CDS encoding flavin reductase family protein; this encodes MILDTGALSNRERYQLLTSLVVPRPIAWVSTQSAAGARNLAPFSYFAAVSATPFLVSISIGSRRGEPKDTLRNIRETGALCINVVTEPQLSQMNATSGEYGPEVDEFERAGLQAAQAESVAAPYVADCPAVLECRLFKEVELEGSVNTLVIGEVLLVRLSDAAPLIPATLLADSVALRPVARLWGDLYSTLGEIPVLARPPA
- a CDS encoding alpha/beta fold hydrolase, with protein sequence MSTTLLYEQSIPEGVQDGAPLVVLLHGRGSDRFDLAGLAPHIAPGAVVITPQAPHSGVPWGYGPGWAWYRFLGRNRPEPDSFEASQYALGTFLSEIRATLPVKTGPLVLGGFSQGGVMSMAYALRNPGAAPRVMNFSGFLADHPSVRPTRQSVAGTRFWWGHGTMDPQIPFDLAVEGRGLLQAAGAELETRDYAIGHGISPDEARDARAWIQAEVARAG
- a CDS encoding phosphatase domain-containing protein; amino-acid sequence: MADWTRGFGRFLDRVDNKIDEQRRRFGATGGSGKAARIDAYRGYGTPERGFVRGRVLRGSPIPAADAADSAWLNLASMVQRFESDEVPRARVRVVFAGGERIVTTDDEGYFECEVDPRPPFAPNAIWHEVVLELLEPREGDEPVRTLAHVMVPPAASAFGVISDLDDTVIRTGVTSKLRMARTVLFGNARTRAPFPGVAAFYRALQHGTGAAPFNPIFYVSSSPWNLHDLLAEFLTLQKIPLGPLLLRDWGLSGEVLPTSNEEHKMRAIERIMTHFPTLPFILVGDTSQEDPEIYSRVVHTYPNRIPAVYIRNVEARPERVEAIRALAAEVEKAGSALVLADDTLAAAEHAVSRGWIAPAALAEIRAEADASTQPRATAAGEEVNEELSTE